The following nucleotide sequence is from Microbacterium imperiale.
ACGACCAGGGGGTCGGCGCACCGGCGGAGGATCGGATGCCGCGCGATCCACCGATCGACGCGTCGCAGGCGGTTCGTGTTCGTGGTGCCACGGGTGGCCTGCCCGATATGTCCCGGGGCCATACCCCCATGATCGCAGGCCTCGGCTCGATAGACTCGGAGCATGACTGCGCCGTACACGCTGATCCTCCTCCGCCACGGGCAGAGCGAGTGGAACAAGTCCAACCAGTTCACCGGCTGGGTCGACGTCCGACTGACCGAGCAGGGCAAGGCCGAGGCCCACCGCGGTGGCGAGCTTCTCGCCGAGGCCGGCCTGCTTCCCGACGTGCTGTACACGTCGGTCCTGAGCCGCGCCATCCAGACGGCGCAGATCGCGCTCGACGCCGCCGACCGCCTGTGGATCCCGGTCAAGCGCTCGTGGCGCCTGAACGAGCGCCACTACGGCGCTCTGCAGGGCAAGGACAAGGCGCAGACCCTCGAGGAGTTCGGCAACGAGCAGTTCATGCTGTGGCGCCGCTCGTTCGACGTGCCGCCGCCGCCGCTCGCCGACGACGACCAGTACAGCCAGGTCGACGACCCCCGTTACGCAGGCATCGACGGCGAGGTGCCCCGCACCGAGTCGCTCAAGCTCGTGATCGACCGTCTGCTGCCGTACTGGGAGTCCGACATCGCCGACGACCTGCGCTCGGGCAAGACGGTGCTCGTGACGGCCCACGGCAACTCGCTCCGCGCGCTCGTCAAGCAGCTCGAGGGCATCAGCGACGACGACATCGCCGAGCTGAACATCCCCACCGGCATCCCGCTGGTCTACAAGCTCGACGAGAACCTGCAGCCGCTCGGACCGGGGGAGTACCTCGACCCCGAGGCCGCAGCAGCAGGTGCGGCCGCCGTCGCGAACCAGGGCAAGGCCTGACGCAGACGACAGAAGAGGGGCGGTGCCGATCGGCACCGCCCCTCTTCGCGTTCCGGATGCCGCTCAGACGCCGGCGTCGCCCACGATGACGTTGATCGTCTCG
It contains:
- a CDS encoding phosphoglyceromutase, yielding MTAPYTLILLRHGQSEWNKSNQFTGWVDVRLTEQGKAEAHRGGELLAEAGLLPDVLYTSVLSRAIQTAQIALDAADRLWIPVKRSWRLNERHYGALQGKDKAQTLEEFGNEQFMLWRRSFDVPPPPLADDDQYSQVDDPRYAGIDGEVPRTESLKLVIDRLLPYWESDIADDLRSGKTVLVTAHGNSLRALVKQLEGISDDDIAELNIPTGIPLVYKLDENLQPLGPGEYLDPEAAAAGAAAVANQGKA